The following are from one region of the Melaminivora suipulveris genome:
- a CDS encoding P-II family nitrogen regulator: MQLITAIIKPFKLDEVREALAECGVAGLTVTEVKGFGRQKGHTELYRGAEYVVDFLPKVKIEVVVQGSDVERCVDAIVAAARTGKIGDGKIFVSSVQRVVRIRTGEMDEAAI; this comes from the coding sequence ATGCAATTGATCACCGCCATCATCAAGCCCTTCAAACTCGACGAAGTGCGCGAGGCACTGGCCGAGTGCGGTGTGGCTGGGCTGACGGTGACCGAGGTCAAGGGCTTCGGCCGGCAAAAGGGCCACACCGAGCTTTATCGCGGCGCCGAGTACGTGGTCGATTTTCTGCCCAAGGTCAAGATCGAGGTGGTCGTGCAGGGCAGCGATGTGGAGCGTTGCGTGGACGCCATCGTCGCTGCGGCGCGCACCGGCAAGATCGGCGACGGCAAGATCTTCGTCAGCAGCGTTCAGCGCGTGGTGCGCATCCGCACCGGAGAGATGGACGAGGCGGCTATCTGA
- a CDS encoding bifunctional metallophosphatase/5'-nucleotidase, with protein MAHDGTRTLTILQINDTHGYLEPHQEMFRKGDRLEHRVVGGYARIKGYFEQVRAERGAGSVIALDNGDTLHGTYAAVHSKGEAFVEPLNALGLDAWTVHWDFVYGPEQLQRITGRLDYPLLACNCHRKSSDELPFAPWLLLERGGVKVGVIGIAAYIIDKTFPEHASEGLYFTLGRHELPRHIRHLREHEGAELIVVLSHLGFPQECKLASEVDGIDILLSGHTHNRMHQPVQVNGATIIQSGCHASFIGRLDVELAPGEKPRITHQLVTLEGDVPQDAQMQQMVDAIYAPHRAMLDEVVGEAAGDLNRYTTLESTMDNLLLDAIASAAGTELAFSNGWRYGAPVPAGAELTMNDLWNIIPTNPPVETNELTGAELRDMMEDNLEKTFSADAYQQMGGFVKRCRGVNIFFKIENAAGLRIQEFFVQGEPLRPDKTYLAAFVTAQGVPKKYGRNRRRVGIDAVEALRRHVQAHRPVRAPLRGTVVAV; from the coding sequence ATGGCACATGACGGCACACGCACGCTGACCATCCTGCAGATCAACGACACGCACGGCTATCTGGAGCCGCACCAGGAAATGTTCCGCAAGGGCGACCGGCTGGAGCACCGAGTCGTGGGCGGCTACGCCCGCATCAAGGGCTACTTCGAGCAGGTGCGCGCCGAGCGCGGCGCGGGCTCCGTCATCGCCCTGGACAACGGCGACACGTTGCATGGCACCTACGCGGCCGTGCATTCCAAGGGCGAGGCCTTCGTGGAGCCGCTCAACGCCCTGGGCCTGGACGCCTGGACCGTGCACTGGGACTTCGTCTACGGCCCAGAGCAGCTGCAGCGCATCACCGGGCGCCTGGACTATCCGCTGCTGGCCTGCAACTGCCACCGCAAGAGCAGCGACGAACTGCCGTTTGCGCCCTGGCTGCTGCTGGAGCGCGGCGGCGTGAAGGTGGGCGTGATCGGCATCGCCGCCTACATCATCGACAAGACCTTCCCCGAGCACGCCAGCGAAGGCCTGTACTTCACCCTGGGCCGGCACGAGCTGCCGCGCCACATCCGCCACCTGCGCGAGCACGAGGGCGCCGAGCTGATCGTGGTGCTGTCGCACCTGGGCTTCCCGCAGGAGTGCAAGCTGGCCAGCGAGGTCGACGGCATCGACATCCTGCTCAGCGGCCACACGCACAACCGCATGCACCAGCCGGTGCAGGTCAACGGCGCGACCATCATCCAGTCCGGCTGCCACGCCTCCTTTATCGGCCGGCTGGACGTGGAGCTGGCGCCGGGCGAGAAGCCGCGCATCACGCACCAGCTCGTCACGCTGGAGGGCGACGTGCCGCAGGACGCGCAAATGCAGCAGATGGTCGACGCTATCTACGCTCCGCACCGCGCCATGCTGGACGAGGTGGTCGGCGAGGCCGCAGGCGACCTGAACCGCTACACCACGCTGGAATCGACCATGGACAACCTGCTGCTGGACGCCATCGCCAGCGCCGCAGGCACCGAGTTGGCGTTCTCCAATGGCTGGCGCTACGGCGCGCCGGTGCCGGCGGGCGCCGAGCTGACCATGAACGATTTGTGGAACATCATCCCGACCAACCCGCCGGTGGAGACCAACGAGCTGACCGGCGCCGAGCTGCGGGACATGATGGAGGACAACCTGGAAAAGACCTTCTCCGCCGACGCCTACCAGCAGATGGGCGGCTTCGTGAAGCGCTGCCGCGGCGTCAACATCTTCTTCAAGATCGAAAACGCCGCCGGCCTGCGCATCCAGGAATTCTTCGTGCAAGGCGAGCCGCTGCGACCGGACAAAACTTATCTGGCGGCTTTCGTGACTGCACAGGGCGTGCCCAAGAAATACGGCCGCAACCGCCGCCGCGTCGGCATCGACGCCGTCGAAGCGCTGCGACGCCACGTCCAGGCGCATCGGCCCGTGCGTGCCCCGCTGCGCGGCACGGTCGTGGCAGTCTGA
- a CDS encoding GNAT family N-acetyltransferase, with translation MRLALHHGASEVDAAAWDALLARQPHPTPFMRHAYLAALEASGSAVPATGWAPVYFTLTQDGHLRAACVVYLKSHSRGEYVFDWAWADAYARHGLPYYPKGVLAVPFTPVPGTRLLALDDAARAALLQQVLQWATGQGLSSLHLLFGADEDLAVAQRCGLMLRHTVQFHWRNARPADGTPFANFDDFLASLNQDKRKKIRQERRRVQSADIEFRVLRGSDITPQDWDFFYRCYERTYLEHGNPPYLKREFFALMAENMPDAWLLFIARHGGRDIAASLVALGPSSEPGGLVAYGRYWGALARVDCLHFEACYYQPIAWCIAQGVQRFEGGAQGEHKMARALLPVQASSAHWLAHPAFAEAVERFLAREGQAVDGYLDELQSRSPFRRAN, from the coding sequence ATGAGACTTGCACTGCATCACGGCGCCAGCGAGGTCGACGCCGCCGCCTGGGACGCGCTGCTGGCGCGCCAGCCGCACCCCACGCCCTTCATGCGCCACGCGTACCTGGCCGCGCTGGAGGCCAGCGGCAGCGCCGTGCCCGCCACCGGCTGGGCGCCCGTCTATTTCACGCTCACGCAGGACGGCCATCTGCGTGCCGCCTGCGTGGTCTATCTCAAGTCCCACTCACGCGGCGAATACGTGTTCGATTGGGCCTGGGCCGACGCCTATGCGCGCCACGGCCTGCCCTACTACCCCAAGGGCGTGCTGGCGGTGCCCTTCACGCCGGTGCCCGGCACGCGTCTGCTGGCGCTGGACGACGCGGCGCGGGCAGCGCTGTTGCAACAAGTGTTGCAGTGGGCCACGGGGCAAGGCCTGTCGTCGCTGCATCTGCTGTTCGGCGCCGACGAAGATCTGGCAGTCGCCCAGCGCTGCGGCCTGATGCTGCGCCACACGGTGCAGTTCCACTGGCGCAACGCACGGCCGGCAGATGGCACGCCATTCGCCAACTTCGACGACTTCCTGGCCAGCCTGAACCAGGACAAGCGCAAGAAGATCCGCCAGGAGCGCCGGCGCGTGCAGAGCGCCGATATCGAATTCCGCGTGCTGCGCGGCAGCGACATCACGCCCCAGGACTGGGATTTCTTCTACCGCTGCTACGAGCGCACCTACCTGGAGCACGGCAATCCGCCCTACCTCAAGCGCGAGTTCTTCGCCCTCATGGCCGAGAACATGCCAGATGCCTGGCTGCTGTTCATCGCGCGCCACGGCGGGCGCGACATTGCCGCCAGCCTGGTGGCGCTGGGACCGTCAAGCGAGCCGGGCGGCCTGGTCGCCTATGGGCGCTACTGGGGCGCGCTGGCGCGCGTCGATTGCCTGCACTTCGAGGCCTGCTACTACCAGCCCATCGCCTGGTGCATCGCGCAGGGCGTGCAGCGCTTCGAGGGCGGCGCGCAGGGCGAGCACAAGATGGCGCGCGCGCTGCTGCCGGTGCAGGCCAGCAGCGCGCACTGGCTGGCGCATCCGGCATTCGCCGAGGCGGTGGAGCGCTTCCTGGCGCGCGAGGGCCAGGCCGTCGACGGCTACCTGGACGAGCTGCAGTCGCGCAGCCCGTTTCGCCGGGCGAACTGA
- a CDS encoding chemotaxis protein CheW, with translation MLTSSASRSAPRTAAASVAEYLTFRLGGEEYGIDILRVQEIRSYEQPTRLAHAPEFIKGVIDLRGVIVPIVDLRLKLGCEQAQYTDFTVVIILNVGGTVLGAVVDAVADVVALPADAIKPAPQFAGQMDASFVRGIATLGDRMLIVVDIEALLSGAELGLLRDAARN, from the coding sequence ATGCTGACCTCGTCCGCCTCCCGATCTGCGCCGCGCACGGCGGCGGCCAGCGTGGCCGAGTACCTCACCTTCCGCCTGGGCGGCGAGGAATACGGCATCGACATCCTGCGGGTTCAGGAAATCCGCTCCTACGAGCAGCCAACGCGGCTGGCGCACGCGCCCGAGTTCATCAAGGGCGTGATCGACCTGCGCGGCGTGATCGTGCCCATCGTCGATCTGCGCCTCAAACTCGGCTGCGAGCAGGCGCAGTACACCGATTTCACGGTGGTCATCATCCTGAACGTGGGCGGCACGGTGCTGGGCGCCGTGGTCGATGCCGTGGCCGATGTGGTCGCGCTGCCCGCCGACGCCATCAAGCCGGCGCCGCAGTTCGCGGGGCAGATGGACGCATCCTTCGTGCGCGGCATCGCCACGCTGGGCGACCGCATGCTGATCGTGGTGGACATCGAAGCGCTCCTGAGCGGCGCTGAACTGGGCCTGCTGCGCGACGCGGCACGCAACTGA
- the ppa gene encoding inorganic diphosphatase codes for MSLNTVTPGTKLPESFNVVVEIPAESDPIKYEVDKESGAVFVDRFLTVAMYYPCNYGYVPQTLSGDGDPVDVLVITPYPLLPGVVVPCRALGILKMEDEAGVDGKVLAVPTSKVLKMYDSWKSVEDVNEMRLKSITHFFEHYKDLEEGKWVKVLGWDGVEAAHKEIMDGVANYAKAQG; via the coding sequence ATGTCGCTGAACACAGTCACGCCCGGCACCAAGCTGCCCGAATCCTTCAACGTCGTGGTCGAGATTCCGGCCGAATCCGACCCCATCAAGTACGAAGTGGACAAGGAATCCGGCGCCGTGTTCGTGGACCGCTTCCTGACGGTGGCCATGTACTACCCCTGCAACTACGGCTACGTGCCGCAGACGCTGTCGGGCGATGGCGACCCGGTCGACGTGCTGGTCATCACCCCGTATCCGCTGCTGCCCGGCGTGGTCGTGCCCTGCCGCGCCCTGGGCATCCTGAAGATGGAAGACGAGGCCGGCGTGGACGGCAAGGTGCTGGCCGTGCCGACCAGCAAGGTGCTCAAGATGTACGACAGCTGGAAGAGCGTGGAAGACGTCAACGAGATGCGCCTGAAATCCATCACCCATTTCTTCGAGCACTACAAGGACCTGGAAGAGGGCAAGTGGGTCAAGGTGCTGGGCTGGGACGGCGTGGAGGCCGCGCACAAGGAAATCATGGACGGCGTGGCCAACTACGCCAAGGCACAGGGTTGA
- a CDS encoding aldehyde dehydrogenase family protein, which translates to MQLHYIANAGAVSTSGRTIAVIDPSDGQPFDEIQRGTPEDIDAAVRAARHCFDSVFSRMAPAERGRLLARLSARIAEHADELAALEQRDCGKPTRQARADVQALVRYFEFYAGACDKLHGETIPYQDGYSVLTWREPHGVTGHIVPWNYPMQIFGRCVGAALAAGNVCVVKPAEDACLSLLRVAQLAADVGFPAGALNIVTGYGHEVGDALARHPGVQHISFTGSPRIGTLIQQAAAERHCPVTLELGGKSPQIVFADADLDAAVPAIINAIVQNAGQTCSAGSRLLVEASLYESLLERLATAFEGLRVGPAAMDLDVGPLIRQTQQQRVWDFLSDAQAAGIPMVAQGTVVDEAPQAGFYQAPTLLRDVPPEHRLAQEEVFGPVLAAMPFGDEQHAVQLANATRFGLVAGVWTRDGARQLRMARAVASGQVFINNYGAGGGVELPFGGIKSSGHGREKGFEALYGFTTLKTVAIRHG; encoded by the coding sequence ATGCAACTGCACTACATCGCCAACGCCGGGGCCGTCTCCACCTCGGGCCGCACCATCGCGGTGATCGACCCTTCGGACGGCCAGCCCTTCGACGAAATCCAGCGCGGCACGCCCGAGGACATCGACGCCGCGGTGCGCGCCGCGCGCCATTGCTTCGACAGCGTCTTTAGCCGCATGGCGCCGGCCGAGCGCGGCCGGCTGCTGGCCCGGCTGTCGGCGCGCATCGCCGAACACGCCGACGAGCTGGCCGCTCTGGAGCAGCGCGACTGCGGCAAGCCCACGCGCCAGGCGCGTGCCGACGTGCAGGCGCTGGTGCGCTACTTCGAGTTCTACGCCGGCGCCTGCGACAAGCTGCACGGCGAGACCATCCCCTACCAAGACGGCTACAGCGTGCTGACCTGGCGCGAACCGCATGGCGTGACCGGCCACATCGTGCCGTGGAACTACCCGATGCAGATCTTCGGGCGCTGCGTCGGCGCGGCGCTGGCCGCTGGCAACGTCTGCGTGGTGAAACCCGCCGAGGACGCCTGCCTGTCGCTGCTGCGCGTGGCGCAGCTGGCGGCTGACGTGGGCTTTCCAGCGGGCGCTTTGAACATCGTCACCGGCTACGGCCATGAAGTCGGCGACGCGCTGGCGCGCCATCCCGGCGTGCAACACATCAGCTTCACCGGCAGCCCGCGCATCGGCACGCTGATCCAGCAGGCCGCCGCCGAGCGCCATTGCCCGGTGACGCTGGAGCTGGGCGGCAAGAGCCCGCAGATCGTCTTCGCCGATGCCGACCTGGATGCGGCCGTGCCGGCCATCATCAACGCCATCGTGCAAAACGCCGGCCAGACCTGCTCGGCCGGCTCGCGCCTGCTGGTCGAGGCCTCGCTTTATGAAAGCCTGCTGGAGCGCCTGGCCACGGCCTTTGAGGGCCTGCGCGTGGGCCCGGCCGCCATGGACCTGGACGTCGGCCCGCTGATCCGCCAGACTCAGCAGCAGCGCGTGTGGGATTTTCTCTCTGACGCCCAGGCCGCCGGCATCCCCATGGTCGCCCAGGGCACGGTGGTGGACGAGGCGCCGCAGGCGGGCTTCTATCAGGCGCCGACGCTGTTGCGCGACGTGCCGCCGGAGCACCGCCTGGCGCAGGAGGAAGTTTTCGGCCCGGTCCTGGCCGCCATGCCCTTTGGCGACGAACAGCACGCCGTGCAACTGGCCAACGCCACGCGTTTCGGCCTGGTGGCAGGCGTGTGGACGCGCGATGGCGCGCGCCAGCTGCGCATGGCCCGCGCCGTGGCCAGCGGCCAGGTCTTCATCAACAACTACGGCGCCGGCGGCGGCGTGGAGCTGCCGTTTGGCGGCATCAAGTCCAGCGGCCACGGCCGCGAGAAGGGCTTCGAGGCGCTGTACGGCTTCACCACGCTGAAGACCGTCGCCATCCGCCACGGCTGA
- a CDS encoding DUF2889 domain-containing protein, translated as MPLSAPVSRTLRHTRRVTYHGYHREDGLWDIEGELHDSKTRALPSLTRPGQERPAGTAIHHMWLRVTVDTRLVVQAIESSMDAHPLGGCTAAQEALQTMVGACMARGWRKAIQANLGGVAGCTHLRELLFNLATAAFQSVEGVFEGQDGQAPAHLDQCTGWDMAGDGVRLHYPQFYRQPETAR; from the coding sequence ATGCCCCTGTCAGCACCCGTTTCCCGCACGCTGCGGCACACACGCCGCGTCACCTACCACGGCTACCACCGGGAGGATGGCCTGTGGGACATCGAAGGCGAGCTGCACGACAGCAAGACGCGCGCCCTGCCCTCGCTCACCCGGCCCGGCCAGGAGCGCCCCGCCGGCACCGCCATCCACCACATGTGGCTGCGCGTGACGGTGGACACCCGGCTGGTGGTGCAGGCCATCGAATCCAGCATGGACGCGCACCCGCTGGGCGGCTGCACCGCCGCGCAGGAAGCGCTGCAGACGATGGTCGGCGCCTGCATGGCGCGCGGCTGGCGCAAGGCCATCCAGGCCAACCTGGGCGGCGTCGCAGGCTGCACGCATCTGCGCGAGCTGCTGTTCAACCTGGCCACGGCCGCCTTCCAGTCGGTCGAAGGCGTCTTCGAGGGCCAGGACGGTCAAGCACCCGCGCACCTGGACCAGTGCACCGGCTGGGACATGGCCGGCGATGGCGTGCGCCTGCACTACCCGCAGTTCTATCGCCAGCCCGAGACGGCGCGCTGA
- the moaA gene encoding GTP 3',8-cyclase MoaA, which produces MAERVIPIVDQRSRLLTPQVSATPGAPASGTLLDTRGRPLRDLRISVTDRCNFRCSYCMPKEVFDKHYRYLPHSDLLSFEEITRVARLCMAHGVRKIRLTGGEPLLRKDLERLVEQLAALRTVDGRAPDLTLTTNGSLLARKARALKDAGLSRVTVSLDSLDDAIFRRMNDMDFPVAGVLAGIEAAQAAGLAHIKVNMVVKRGTNDHEILDMARHFRGTGITLRFIEYMDVGATNGWRMDEVLPSADVIARLQAALPLVPLAATTTGETARRWGWAGADGRHDPALGEVGVISSVTQAFCGDCNRARLSMEGRLYLCLFATQGWDLRSLLRGGASDAQIEGAIADIWGQRTDRYSELRASLPPDAGGEGGRKRIEMSYIGG; this is translated from the coding sequence ATGGCTGAACGTGTCATCCCGATCGTGGACCAGCGCTCCCGGCTGCTGACGCCCCAGGTGTCGGCGACGCCGGGCGCGCCCGCCAGCGGCACGCTGCTGGACACCCGCGGCCGCCCATTGCGCGACCTGCGCATCAGCGTGACGGACCGCTGCAACTTCCGCTGCAGCTACTGCATGCCCAAGGAAGTGTTCGACAAGCACTATCGCTACCTGCCGCACAGCGACCTGCTGAGCTTCGAGGAAATCACCCGCGTTGCGCGCCTGTGCATGGCGCACGGCGTGCGCAAGATCCGCCTGACCGGCGGCGAGCCCCTGCTGCGCAAGGACCTGGAACGGCTGGTGGAGCAGCTCGCTGCGCTGCGCACGGTGGACGGCCGCGCGCCCGACCTGACGCTGACCACCAACGGCTCGCTGCTGGCGCGCAAGGCGCGGGCGCTCAAGGACGCCGGCCTGTCGCGCGTCACCGTGAGCCTGGACAGCCTGGACGATGCCATCTTCCGCCGCATGAACGACATGGATTTCCCGGTGGCCGGTGTGCTGGCCGGGATCGAAGCCGCCCAGGCCGCGGGCCTGGCGCATATCAAGGTCAACATGGTGGTCAAGCGCGGCACCAATGACCACGAGATTCTGGACATGGCGCGGCACTTTCGCGGCACCGGCATCACGCTGCGCTTCATCGAATACATGGACGTGGGCGCCACCAACGGCTGGCGCATGGACGAGGTGCTGCCCTCGGCCGATGTCATCGCCCGGCTGCAGGCGGCGCTGCCGCTGGTGCCGCTGGCCGCCACCACGACTGGCGAGACCGCCAGGCGCTGGGGCTGGGCCGGTGCCGACGGCCGGCACGACCCGGCGCTGGGTGAAGTGGGCGTGATCAGCAGCGTCACCCAGGCGTTCTGCGGCGATTGCAACCGCGCCCGCCTGTCCATGGAGGGGCGGCTGTACCTGTGCCTGTTCGCCACCCAGGGCTGGGATCTGCGCAGCCTGCTGCGCGGCGGTGCCAGCGACGCGCAGATCGAGGGCGCGATTGCCGATATCTGGGGCCAGCGTACCGACCGCTACTCGGAACTGCGCGCCAGCCTGCCGCCGGACGCCGGTGGCGAGGGTGGCCGCAAGCGCATCGAGATGAGCTACATCGGTGGCTGA
- the mobA gene encoding molybdenum cofactor guanylyltransferase MobA, giving the protein MMPDRDITALVLAGGRGTRMGGVDKGLQTFRGQSLALHAARRIQPQVAGVMLNANRHLHDYRALGWPVWPDAQPDHPGPLSGFAAGLAQCPTPWLLALPCDTPLFPSDLAVRLAEAAAQADAPIAMACAPDAEDGGRLRTHAVFCLMRVTLLADLQAFIDAGGRRVQQWSARHGCALAVFDRPGDDPQAFANANTLAELRALEALALG; this is encoded by the coding sequence ATGATGCCGGACCGCGACATCACCGCCTTGGTCCTGGCTGGCGGGCGCGGCACGCGCATGGGCGGCGTGGACAAGGGCCTGCAGACCTTCCGTGGCCAGAGCCTGGCGCTGCACGCGGCGCGGCGCATCCAGCCGCAGGTGGCTGGCGTCATGCTGAACGCCAACCGCCACCTGCACGACTACCGCGCCTTGGGCTGGCCCGTCTGGCCCGATGCGCAGCCGGATCACCCTGGCCCGCTGTCCGGCTTTGCCGCCGGCCTGGCGCAGTGCCCCACACCATGGCTGCTGGCCCTGCCCTGCGACACCCCCCTGTTCCCGTCCGATCTGGCCGTGCGCCTGGCCGAGGCCGCTGCGCAGGCCGATGCGCCCATTGCCATGGCCTGCGCGCCCGATGCCGAGGATGGCGGCCGGCTGCGCACCCACGCCGTGTTCTGCCTGATGCGCGTGACGCTGCTCGCCGACCTGCAGGCCTTCATCGACGCCGGCGGACGGCGCGTGCAGCAATGGAGCGCGCGCCACGGCTGCGCGCTGGCGGTGTTCGACCGGCCGGGCGACGACCCGCAAGCCTTTGCCAACGCCAACACGCTGGCCGAACTGCGCGCGCTGGAAGCTCTGGCGCTTGGCTGA
- a CDS encoding thioredoxin family protein, translating to MPYSAHHLETAPDREDVDQRKGAAVLEFGTAWCGHCQRAQPLIEQALRDQAQIEHIKVEDGPGRPLGRSYKVKLWPTLIFLQDGQEVARAVRPQTAQELDDALAHLTA from the coding sequence ATGCCCTACTCCGCCCACCATCTGGAAACCGCCCCCGACCGCGAAGACGTGGACCAGCGCAAGGGCGCCGCCGTGCTCGAATTCGGCACCGCCTGGTGCGGCCACTGCCAGCGCGCGCAGCCACTGATCGAACAGGCGCTGCGCGATCAGGCGCAGATCGAGCACATCAAGGTCGAGGACGGCCCCGGGCGGCCGCTGGGGCGCAGCTACAAGGTCAAGCTCTGGCCGACGCTGATCTTTCTGCAGGACGGGCAGGAGGTCGCCCGCGCGGTGCGCCCCCAGACGGCACAGGAGCTCGACGACGCCCTGGCGCACCTGACCGCCTGA
- the rnhA gene encoding ribonuclease HI codes for MSEVVIYTDGACKGNPGPGGWGVLLRAGALEKELFGGEAQTTNNRMELMAVIQGLSALKRPCQVRLYLDSQYVRQGITSWIHGWKKKGWRTAGGQPVKNIELWQRLDELAHGAGHRIEWHWVRGHAGDPGNERADELANRGVGQVLAA; via the coding sequence TTGAGCGAAGTGGTGATCTATACCGATGGCGCCTGCAAGGGCAATCCCGGCCCCGGCGGCTGGGGCGTGCTGCTGCGCGCCGGCGCGCTGGAAAAAGAACTGTTCGGCGGCGAGGCGCAGACCACCAACAACCGCATGGAGCTGATGGCGGTGATCCAAGGCCTGTCGGCCTTGAAGCGCCCCTGCCAGGTGCGGCTGTACCTGGACAGCCAGTACGTGCGCCAGGGCATCACCTCGTGGATCCACGGCTGGAAGAAAAAGGGTTGGCGCACCGCCGGTGGCCAGCCGGTCAAGAACATCGAGCTGTGGCAGCGGCTGGACGAATTGGCACATGGCGCGGGCCACCGCATCGAGTGGCACTGGGTGCGTGGCCACGCGGGCGACCCCGGCAACGAGCGCGCCGATGAACTGGCCAATCGGGGTGTGGGCCAGGTACTGGCGGCTTGA
- a CDS encoding class I SAM-dependent methyltransferase, producing the protein MSGEIIGLHHWFESAPGRHLLEWEQARYDELVADVFGFHALQLGSPALHGLRANRMPHRWLALGEAESRLPNVAPALLAEGVMLPFPEASLDLVLMPHTLELSPEPHAALREVHRVLVPEGRVVISGLNPWSLWGLRQKRARLYQRLGAGGRLYLPESGEFIAPGRLRDWLQLLGFELESVSFGCFRPAVVSDHWLRNYEWMDGLGARWWPVLGAGYVTVAVKRVAGVRLLEPAWSTAAAPVAAQAQVAQRGRAGG; encoded by the coding sequence ATGAGCGGCGAAATTATAGGTTTGCATCACTGGTTCGAGTCCGCCCCTGGCCGCCACCTGCTGGAATGGGAGCAGGCGCGCTATGACGAACTGGTGGCGGACGTGTTCGGCTTTCATGCGCTGCAGCTCGGCTCGCCGGCCCTTCATGGTCTGCGCGCCAACCGCATGCCGCACCGCTGGCTGGCGCTGGGCGAGGCGGAGAGTCGCCTGCCGAACGTAGCGCCGGCGCTGCTGGCCGAAGGCGTGATGTTGCCATTTCCTGAAGCCAGCCTGGATCTGGTGCTGATGCCGCACACGCTGGAGCTGAGCCCCGAGCCGCATGCCGCGCTGCGCGAAGTGCACCGCGTACTGGTGCCCGAGGGCCGCGTGGTCATCAGCGGCCTGAATCCCTGGAGTCTGTGGGGTCTGCGGCAAAAGCGCGCGCGGCTGTACCAGCGCCTGGGGGCGGGCGGGCGCCTGTACCTGCCCGAGAGCGGCGAATTCATCGCCCCCGGCCGGCTGCGCGACTGGCTGCAGCTGCTCGGCTTCGAGCTGGAGAGCGTGAGCTTTGGCTGCTTTCGCCCCGCTGTGGTCAGCGATCATTGGCTGCGCAATTACGAGTGGATGGACGGCCTGGGCGCGCGCTGGTGGCCGGTGCTGGGCGCCGGCTACGTGACGGTGGCCGTCAAGCGCGTGGCCGGCGTGCGGCTGCTGGAGCCGGCCTGGAGCACGGCGGCCGCGCCCGTGGCGGCGCAGGCGCAGGTCGCGCAGCGCGGGCGCGCCGGTGGCTGA
- the gloB gene encoding hydroxyacylglutathione hydrolase — translation MKLLPLPAFADNYIWMLQGAQGAVVVDPGDAAPVSRALGGAGGPLLAILVTHHHGDHVGGVPELQEATGAPVYAPATELNIPGPAQRVAGGDSVTALGLRFQVIDVPGHTAGHIAYFCAEAPGGPLLFCGDTLFSGGCGRLFEGTAAQMLASLDRLAALPDDTRVCCAHEYTLSNLKFARAVEPSNAALLDYERRCQDLRQQGLPTLPSSIGLERRINPFLRARVPEVARAAQGFDAGVDADDPVSVFAALRQWKNEFR, via the coding sequence ATGAAGTTGCTGCCGCTGCCCGCCTTCGCCGACAACTACATCTGGATGCTGCAAGGCGCGCAAGGCGCCGTCGTGGTGGACCCTGGTGATGCCGCGCCCGTATCCAGGGCGCTGGGCGGCGCGGGCGGGCCGCTGCTGGCGATTTTAGTCACGCACCACCACGGCGATCACGTCGGCGGCGTGCCCGAATTGCAGGAGGCCACAGGCGCGCCGGTCTACGCGCCGGCCACCGAACTGAACATCCCAGGGCCCGCACAACGCGTGGCCGGCGGTGACAGCGTGACCGCCCTGGGCCTGCGCTTTCAGGTCATCGACGTGCCCGGCCACACCGCGGGCCACATCGCCTACTTCTGCGCCGAAGCGCCCGGCGGCCCGCTGCTGTTTTGCGGCGACACGCTGTTTTCCGGCGGCTGCGGGCGCCTGTTCGAGGGCACTGCCGCACAGATGCTGGCCTCGCTCGACCGCCTGGCCGCGCTGCCGGATGACACACGCGTATGCTGCGCGCACGAGTACACGCTGTCCAACCTGAAGTTCGCGCGCGCCGTGGAACCTTCCAACGCCGCGCTGCTCGACTACGAGCGGCGCTGCCAGGACCTGCGTCAGCAAGGCCTGCCCACCCTGCCCTCCTCGATCGGGCTGGAACGCCGCATCAACCCCTTCCTGCGTGCGCGCGTGCCCGAAGTGGCGCGCGCAGCGCAGGGCTTCGACGCTGGCGTGGACGCGGACGACCCCGTCTCCGTGTTTGCCGCGCTGCGCCAATGGAAGAACGAATTCCGATGA